Within the Deinococcus peraridilitoris DSM 19664 genome, the region CTATGGTGACTTGGCAGACAGCAGCAACCTCCGTCTCCTAATCGAGCGCGTCTGCCCTGATGAGGTGTATAACCTCGGCGCGCAGTCACACGTCAAGGTCAGCTACGACCAGGCGGAGTACACGGCCGACATTACCGGCCTGGGCACCCTGCGCCTGCTGGAAGCCATCCGCGATTACCGCGACCGCACTGGCCACGCAGTGAAGTACTACCAGGCGAGCAGCTCAGAGATGTTTGGCGCGGCCAAGCCACCCCAGGGCCTCAACACCCCCTTTCACCCCCGCAGCCCTTATGCCGTGGCCAAGGTGTACAGCTTCTGGCAGACCGTGAACCACCGCGAGGCGTACGACCTGTACGCCTGCAACGGCATCCTCTTCAACCACGAATCTCCCCGGCGCGGTGAAACCTTCGTGACGCGCAAGATCACTCGCGCGGTAGCCCGCATCAAGATGAGCTTGCAGAAGAAGCTGTACCTGGGGAACCTGGAAGCCAAGCGCGACTGGGGGCACGCGCGGGATTACGTGGAGGCAATGTGGCTGATGCTGCAACAGGATGCGCCGCGTGATTACGTGATCGCCACGGGTGAGGCGTACAGCGTGAGGGAGTTCGCGGAACGGGCGTTCGCGCTGGTCGGCCTGGATTACCAGGAGTACGTGGAGATCGACCCACGCTACTTCCGTCCCGCCGAGGTGGATTACCTGCTGGGAGATGCAGAGGAAACCCAACAGCGACTCGGCTGGCAGCCAAAAACCACTTTTGAGGAACTGGTGCGCGAAATGGTAGACCACGACTTGGAGCTCGCCCGCCAGGAAAAAACGCTGATCAATGCAGGACACCAGATTGCCCTCAAAGGCATCAGCACGAACTGAAGGGTGCCAGCTGAATGGACAAGCACGCAAAAATATTCGTTGCTGGGCATCGGGGCATGGTGGGCGGCGCTATTCTTCGACGCTTGCAGG harbors:
- the gmd gene encoding GDP-mannose 4,6-dehydratase, giving the protein MKKALLTGITGQDGSYLAELLLSKGYEVHGIIRRASSFNTDRIDHLYRDPHDPQAKMFLHYGDLADSSNLRLLIERVCPDEVYNLGAQSHVKVSYDQAEYTADITGLGTLRLLEAIRDYRDRTGHAVKYYQASSSEMFGAAKPPQGLNTPFHPRSPYAVAKVYSFWQTVNHREAYDLYACNGILFNHESPRRGETFVTRKITRAVARIKMSLQKKLYLGNLEAKRDWGHARDYVEAMWLMLQQDAPRDYVIATGEAYSVREFAERAFALVGLDYQEYVEIDPRYFRPAEVDYLLGDAEETQQRLGWQPKTTFEELVREMVDHDLELARQEKTLINAGHQIALKGISTN